A genomic region of Lytechinus pictus isolate F3 Inbred chromosome 2, Lp3.0, whole genome shotgun sequence contains the following coding sequences:
- the LOC129254825 gene encoding tigger transposable element-derived protein 4-like isoform X1, whose amino-acid sequence MANNPPAETDLAKKKNFRKNNDDPLVLPKSAADKQRMQIEKLMRNPEKPVFIPDAKKQWTPRAPAEFVRDVMGSSAGAGSGEFHVYRGYRRRENARQAFIQNKAEKDGQDREYHEKLEENQKQADQKTAKKRAKSFCSKKTPYTMSPVHRRQALSIETKMDILDAVERGQRKTDVAREYNLPSSTLSSILKNKEKIKEHFDSSKIRPSRKRIRLTDLEDLEEAVVRWVNDRRSKNLKCTGPLIRKKALLLAITQGRHDFVASTGWLNRFKERNSIKLLPQNEVWMDDALPNKLGKYKARDIFSADETSIFYPTVQNRIIMIKGKQYLGAKQDMEQLSVVVCANMDGSEKPKPLVIQNPRDPSSFHFSPDHQVNKKVWTETDVFISWVKKLDNIFSACGRKILLFINDCSTRPHIPDLQSIKFEFIQSKKTLNPNPMGQGVITNFKKHYDRRLVSYRDTLECGESSASFSVKDATDMIYWAWQQVTSNCIIQSFEKAHFLVGAIDSSLIDSDVDKEVDIEGVPGPSCRSDNIHERMKMGCEMSNISPNKDDETLNEEKDQTCLEKIMQSSIFSVFTPANEYLLCTAASSDEELVKVEDIVSDSSDNEEASDVTVLSPPPSFSEVINCLQRVKEFLYSKQESSDEHYDAVTCLEKHILKYRDSSTPVQNKVKA is encoded by the exons GAGAAACCAGTGTTCATCCCAGATGCAAAGAAGCAATGGACACCGAGAGCTCCTGCTGAGTTTGTCAGAGATGTCATGG GATCTAGTGCTGGAGCTGGGAGTGGAGAGTTTCATGTTTACCGTGGATACCGTCGTCGTGAGAACGCCAGACAAGCTTTTATCCAGAACAAGGCAGAAAAG GATGGACAGGATCGTGAATACCATGAGAAGTTAGAAGAAAATCAGAAACAAGCTGATCAGAAGACTGCCAAGAAACGTGCCAAAAG CTTCTGCAGTAAGAAGACACCATACACCATGTCCCCTGTGCATAGACGTCAGGCTTTAAGCATAGAAACAAAGATGGACATTCTTGATGCTGTTGAGCGTGGTCAAAGAAAAACTGACGTTGCCAGAGAGTACAACCTTCCTTCCAGCACACTGTCATCAATCTTAAAGAACAAAGAGAAGATCAAAGAACACTTTGATTCTTCAAAGATCAGACCGTCAAGGAAAAGAATTCGCTTAACAGACCTTGAGGACTTGGAAGAAGCTGTGGTTAGATGGGTAAATGATAGGAGATCCAAGAACTTAAAATGCACTGGTCCCCTCATTCGAAAGAAGGCTCTCCTCCTTGCCATAACGCAGGGCCGCCATGACTTTGTAGCCAGTACCGGGTGGTTAAATCGGTTTAAAGAAAGGAATTCAATCAAACTATTGCCCCAGAATGAAGTATGGATGGATGATGCTTTGCCAAATAAACTTGGAAAATACAAGGCTAGAGATATCTTCAGTGCAGATGAAACAAGCATTTTTTATCCCACGGTACAGAatagaataataatgatcaaaGGCAAACAATATCTTGGAGCAAAGCAAGACATGGAGCAATTATCTGTTGTGGTCTGTGCCAATATGGATGGTAGTGAAAAGCCAAAGCCTTTAGTGATTCAGAACCCAAGGGACCCttcctcatttcatttttcaccagATCATCAGGTGAACAAAAAGGTGTGGACCGAGACAGATGTGTTTATTTCATGGGTGAAAAAGcttgacaatatattttctgctTGCGGCCGCAAAATACTCCTGTTCATAAATGATTGTTCTACCCGTCCCCATATCCCAGATCTTCAGTCTATCAAGTTTGAATTCATCCAATCCAAGAAGACTCTTAATCCTAATCCGATGGGCCAGGGGGTAATAACAAACTTCAAAAAACACTATGACCGACGACTGGTCAGTTACCGTGATACCCTTGAGTGTGGAGAGTCATCGGCATCATTCTCTGTGAAAGATGCTACTGATATGATATATTGGGCCTGGCAGCAAGTTACTTCAAATTGCATCATTCAAAGTTTTGAGAAGGCACATTTCTTGGTTGGTGCCATCGACTCTAGCCTGATCGACTCTGATGTTGACAAAGAAGTTGATATTGAAGGGGTCCCTGGCCCTTCTTGTCGTTCAGACAATATCCATGAGAGGATGAAAATGGGATGTGAAATGTCTAACATATCTCCAAACAAAGATGACGAAACATTGAACGAAGAGAAGGACCAGACGTGTCTCGAGAAGATTATGCAGTCTTCAATATTTAGTGTGTTCACCCCGGCAAACGAATATCTGTTGTGTACTGCTGCTTCATCTGATGAAGAACTTGTGAAAGTTGAAGATATTGTTTCTGATAGTTCTGACAATGAAGAGGCATCAGATGTCACAGTTCTATCACCCCCACCTTCATTCTCTGAGGTCATAAACTGCTTGCAACGTGTGAAAGAGTTTCTTTATAGCAAACAAGAGTCAAGTGACGAACATTATGATGCTGTTACATGCTTGGAAAAACACATCTTGAAATACAGAGACAGTAGTACCCCTGTTCAGAATAAG